GAAAAACGACACGGATTTGAGAAAAAACACAACTCGTTGGAAAAAATTTTTTTTTTGGAGAACTTTTTTTATTTTTTCGAAAATCTGTGGCACCCCCCTAAGTTTCCTTATTTTTCAAGGGGTTGAGTGGGTGCCATGGATTTAAAAATCCATGGCACCCCAAAAATCTATGGCACCCCTTAATTTTCAAAGGGTTTAGCGTAAAATCGATTTTAAGCCCCCTAATAAGCGTTTTAAGGCGTTTTGGTTTTAGGTATATGGTTTACTACTAAAAATTAATTTAAAGGGCTTTAAAAGGCTATTACGGCGTTTTTTTTAATAACCGTTATAATAATATAATTTTAGTGCTTTGCTTATCGGAACCTTAAAAAAAGCGTTTCTTTTTTCTTGTGTCTGGGCTTATCGCTCCGTTCGTATAATCAAAAAAGTAAAGCCCATAACGATAGCTTTGCTTAATAGCCTTTTTAAGCCCCCTAATAGCCCTTTAGAGGCGTTTTGGTTTTAGGTATATGGTTTACTACTAAAAATTAATTTAAGCGCTTTTCGCGCTAGCGCAAGCTTAAAGGGCTTTAAGCGCTAGCGAGCCGGCGGGCGCCGTCTCTTGCGCTCGCCACGGCTTAAAGGGCAATTACGAGCGTTTTTTAAAAAATATAACACACTGAATAAAAACGCTTGACGTTATATATATTTTTGTGATAAAATTAATCAGTAGGTCAATTATTGAGGAGGATTTTTAAAATGAAAATTTACAAAAGAAACACCGGAGTTTATTATGTGAATACCGGAACGCGCAGAGTTTCATTAAAAACTAAAAACAAAAAAACAGCAGAAGCTATTTTTGAAAAAATGCTGGCGACAGGCGCAGATATAAACACAAAAAAAAATAATAATTTTGGTTTTGAAGATTTAATAAATCGATATATGGAATCGGCAAAAACTTTAAAATCTTTTTATAGGTTAAAAAGTTTTATCAAAACTTTAATGAACTTTTACGGCAAAAATAAAAAAGTCGATTCATTCACGGCTGGAGATATAGAACATTTAAAAAAACATATTCTGACAGAGAAAGGATTATCTAAAACTTATTTTAATAGACTTTTTGTGATTTTAAAAATTATTATTAAAAAAGGGGAAGATTGGGAACTTGTCGATAAAAACGTTTTGCCAAAATTAAAAAAAGTCAAGTTGGAAAAAGAAACGGCAAGGATTCGCTTTTTAAGCGAAGACGAAATAATAAAGATTTCAAAAGCTAAAAGTTATAAGGGACAACACAAAAACATTATTTTATTGGCACTTTTTACGGGAATGCGTAAAAACGAAATATTATCTTTAAAATGGGGAGATATTGATTTTGAAAATAAAATGATTAATATCAGAGCCGAAAATTCGAAAAATGGAATTAACAGATATATACCAATACCGGAACCGATACAAAATATTTTATTAAAAATAAAAGAAACGTCAAAAAGCGAATATGTTTTTTATAACAAAAAGACTTTAAACCGTCTTTACGATTTTAAAAAACCTTTTAACTATATATTAAGTCAAGCCGATATTAAAGATTTACATTTTCACGATTTGAGACACACTTTTGCGTCTTATCTTGTCATGTCGGGGGTTGGAATTGCTGAAGTACAACAATTATTAGGCCATAAAGACATAAAAATGACGATGCGTTATTCAAACTTATCACATAAACACTTGAGAAATTCTATAAGTATATTTGATAATAAAGAATTTCAAAGCGAAAAGGAAAAAGTAGAAAAGATAAAAGAAATATTTATGACGTTATTATAAAAAATTTTTAGCACTGTTTTTAGCACACTTTAAAAATTTTAAAAAATTAATAACCTTGAAACCCTTATAAAATATGGAGCCGGCGATAGGAATCGAACCTACGACCCGCTGATTACGAATCAGCTGCTCTACCCCTGAGCCACGCCGGCATTTTGAAGATTTAGATATTGTTTTACGAATTTATAATATTTTGTTAGCGGCAGTAATAAAATTAAGCCTTTCTTTCTTGTTTTCTATTTCTTGTGCTAAATTTTTTATTAAATTTTCAATATTGTCTGCATGAAAATTATTTGCGTTTTCGTTTAAATCCTTAAGCTTTTCGTCGAAAATAATAGAAGATATCGGGCCTAAATTTTCCGAAAAAAGATCTTTCAGCGCTTCCATTTTATCTTTTTGAATTATTTCTCCGGAATTTATTCCGTCTCCTGCCATTCCGTTATCATTTAAAATGGAATTAAATACAGCCTCGTTTTGAGCAAAAGAGCCGGCACCGCTTTCATCGCTTATAATATCGCTTGCTTTTTTTGAGTTATCGGCGGTTATCGATTGGTTTACTATTTTAATGAACTCGCTTTCAAGATAAGCAGTCTCCATCTTAAGAAGATTAACGTTAGAATTTCTCCTGCTAAGGATAAAAATAAACCCGCTTCCAAATCCGTTGACTATTATATTTCTGTCGTCAAAATTC
This DNA window, taken from Candidatus Acidulodesulfobacterium acidiphilum, encodes the following:
- a CDS encoding site-specific integrase, with the translated sequence MKIYKRNTGVYYVNTGTRRVSLKTKNKKTAEAIFEKMLATGADINTKKNNNFGFEDLINRYMESAKTLKSFYRLKSFIKTLMNFYGKNKKVDSFTAGDIEHLKKHILTEKGLSKTYFNRLFVILKIIIKKGEDWELVDKNVLPKLKKVKLEKETARIRFLSEDEIIKISKAKSYKGQHKNIILLALFTGMRKNEILSLKWGDIDFENKMINIRAENSKNGINRYIPIPEPIQNILLKIKETSKSEYVFYNKKTLNRLYDFKKPFNYILSQADIKDLHFHDLRHTFASYLVMSGVGIAEVQQLLGHKDIKMTMRYSNLSHKHLRNSISIFDNKEFQSEKEKVEKIKEIFMTLL